From Medicago truncatula cultivar Jemalong A17 chromosome 7, MtrunA17r5.0-ANR, whole genome shotgun sequence, a single genomic window includes:
- the LOC25498984 gene encoding putative H/ACA ribonucleoprotein complex subunit 1-like protein 1, which translates to MRPPARGGGRGGGFRGGRDGGFRGGRDGGGFRGRGGGRFGGGRGGGGGFRDEGPPSEVVEVSTFIHACEGDAVTKLTNEKIPFFNAPIYLQNMTQIGKVDEIFGPINESYFSVKMMEGIVATSYAAGDKFYIDPRKLLPLARFLPQPKGQASGGRGGGRGGGGFGRGGGRGGGGFRGRGPPRGGRGPPRGGRGGGFRGRGRF; encoded by the exons ATGAGACCCCCTGCAAGAGGTGGCGGCCGTGGTGGTGGATTCAGAGGTGGACGTGATGGTGGATTCAGAGGTGGTCGTGACGGAGGAGGTTTTCGTGGACGTGGTGGTGGTCGATTCGGCGGTGGACGTGGTGGTGGAGGTGGATTTCGTGATGAAGGACCTCCCTCCGAAGTCGTAG AGGTTTCAACGTTTATCCATGCTTGTGAAGGAGATGCTGTTACAAAGCTTACCAATGAGaaaattcctttttttaatGCTCCTATTTATCTTCAAAACATGACTCAGATTGGGAAAGTTGATGAAATATTTGGTCCCATCAATGAATCT TACTTTTCTGTTAAAATGATGGAAGGGATTGTTGCTACTTCATATGCTGCTGGTGACAAGTTTTACATTGACCCTAGGAAACTCTTGCCTCTAGCAAGATTTCTTCCTCAGCCGAA GGGACAAGCATCAGGTGGTAGAGGTGGAGGCCGTGGAGGTGGTGGTTTTGGCAGAGGCGGTGGTCGTGGAGGTGGTGGTTTTCGTGGAAGGGGTCCCCCAAGGGGTGGAAGAGGTCCTCCTAGAGGTGGACGTGGTGGTGGTTTCAGGGGAAGGGGCAGATTTTAG